One Campylobacter pinnipediorum subsp. caledonicus genomic window carries:
- a CDS encoding DMT family transporter has protein sequence MSFKFQITEFRADIALLFTAVVWGASLLPMSNAADSNDVFTILFWRFFISFFIMGAVALKFDKKFDKNSIKYGLILGLFLFLGFTSQTFALTHTYSSSVSFISGLNVAVVPFVVFLIFRRKIYIQAYVGIVLGSIGLYFLTDSKVGFGLGEALSLVCAFSWALHIVFTSEFVKKCETFTLITTQFAVIFILSAIFGIGSHGSIVPILDDDFYKVMFITIAFSTIFGFIMQSVMLAHTSPIKAALLFTFEPVTAGFLGYFIGNEHLTGLQIFGGIIIIAGILISEIGSYINNKRAN, from the coding sequence TTGTCTTTTAAATTTCAAATCACAGAATTTCGTGCTGATATAGCCTTACTTTTTACGGCTGTTGTTTGGGGTGCTAGTTTGCTACCTATGTCAAATGCTGCAGATAGCAACGATGTTTTTACTATACTTTTTTGGAGATTTTTTATCTCATTTTTTATAATGGGAGCGGTCGCATTAAAGTTTGATAAAAAGTTTGATAAAAACAGTATCAAATACGGTCTTATTTTGGGTCTATTTTTGTTTTTGGGTTTTACTTCGCAAACCTTTGCTTTGACACATACATATAGTTCAAGTGTTTCATTCATATCAGGGCTTAATGTTGCTGTTGTTCCATTTGTTGTATTTTTAATATTTAGAAGAAAAATTTACATACAAGCTTATGTTGGTATAGTTCTTGGATCAATCGGGCTTTATTTTTTGACAGACTCAAAAGTCGGTTTTGGTCTTGGTGAGGCTTTGAGTTTGGTTTGTGCTTTTTCTTGGGCTTTGCATATAGTTTTTACTAGTGAGTTTGTAAAAAAATGTGAAACTTTTACACTCATAACCACACAATTTGCTGTGATATTTATCTTAAGTGCTATTTTTGGAATAGGTAGTCATGGCAGCATAGTTCCTATTTTGGATGATGATTTTTATAAGGTTATGTTTATTACCATCGCTTTTTCTACTATATTTGGTTTTATAATGCAAAGTGTTATGTTGGCTCATACAAGCCCTATAAAAGCCGCATTACTTTTTACTTTTGAACCAGTTACTGCTGGATTTTTAGGATATTTTATAGGTAATGAGCATTTGACTGGATTACAAATTTTTGGAGGCATTATTATAATAGCTGGAATTTTGATAAGTGAGATTGGCTCATATATAAACAATAAAAGGGCAAATTAA
- a CDS encoding DMT family transporter, whose product MFLNRQITESKADFALLITAFIWGAALLPIVASLKTNDVFTILFWRFFISALIMGLIAYKFDKFFDKQAIKYGSILGLTLFLGTSFQTSALKYTYSSSVSFIVSLYILFIPFMSFMLFKKKVGIYSYVGMFFGVLGLFLLKRNLEFGFGKGEILSICSAVSLAFHIVFMGYFTKKSELFTFLASQFLVISICCFLFSYAFRGGVVPTLDYAFYKAMFITIFFSTVIGFGIEGLMLRYTTPVKAAIIFIFKSVTAGFLGYFFGGEDLNRIQILGACIIIIGILISEVGPYLNKKSSKI is encoded by the coding sequence ATGTTTTTAAATAGACAAATAACTGAGTCTAAAGCCGATTTTGCTCTTTTAATAACAGCTTTTATATGGGGCGCTGCTCTTTTGCCGATAGTTGCATCTTTAAAGACAAATGATGTTTTTACAATTTTGTTTTGGAGATTTTTTATTTCGGCTTTGATTATGGGGCTTATAGCTTATAAATTTGATAAGTTTTTTGACAAACAAGCTATTAAGTATGGCTCTATTTTAGGGCTTACATTGTTTCTTGGAACATCTTTTCAAACATCGGCTTTAAAATATACATATAGTTCAAGTGTATCTTTTATAGTTAGTTTGTATATACTTTTTATACCATTTATGTCTTTTATGTTGTTTAAGAAAAAGGTTGGAATTTACTCTTATGTGGGTATGTTTTTTGGCGTTTTAGGACTTTTTTTATTGAAACGAAATCTTGAATTTGGTTTTGGAAAAGGTGAAATTTTAAGCATATGTTCAGCTGTTAGTTTAGCTTTTCATATAGTATTTATGGGATACTTTACTAAAAAAAGTGAGCTTTTTACATTTTTAGCTTCTCAGTTTTTGGTTATTTCTATATGTTGTTTTTTGTTTTCTTATGCATTTAGGGGCGGGGTGGTTCCTACTTTGGATTATGCTTTTTATAAAGCCATGTTCATAACTATATTTTTCTCAACCGTAATAGGCTTTGGTATAGAAGGTCTTATGCTTAGATATACAACTCCTGTTAAGGCGGCTATAATATTTATTTTTAAGTCTGTTACCGCTGGATTTTTGGGGTATTTCTTTGGCGGAGAGGATCTAAATCGTATACAAATACTTGGTGCTTGTATCATAATAATTGGAATTTTAATAAGCGAAGTTGGTCCTTATCTGAATAAAAAAAGTTCAAAGATATAA
- a CDS encoding 3'-5' exonuclease, producing MKHLENLLNLLSNRNLSYYDFIARAKLVDELTEIFDIRDIDIWQALGLDISRNIHKVELNTRVRPISEQEFCVVDIETNGGMSSGQIIEIGAVKIKNGVEIGRFESLVYAKEVPESITELTGIRQEDLKNAPNLNHVLEKFRVFLNKSVFIAHNVNFDYNFISNSMKNTDFGILLNRKICTIELAKRTIPSERYGLGYLKELLGINNTHHRALNDAISACEIFKISLSKLPQNVKTVEELIRFTKNSNKVKINQ from the coding sequence TTGAAACATTTAGAAAATCTGTTAAATTTACTTTCAAATAGAAATCTTAGTTATTATGATTTTATTGCTAGGGCAAAACTAGTTGATGAATTGACGGAAATTTTTGATATCAGAGATATAGATATATGGCAAGCTCTGGGACTTGATATATCTAGAAATATACATAAAGTCGAGTTAAATACAAGAGTAAGACCTATATCAGAACAAGAGTTTTGTGTAGTTGATATAGAGACAAATGGTGGTATGAGTAGCGGACAAATAATAGAAATCGGTGCCGTTAAAATTAAAAATGGGGTTGAGATAGGGAGATTTGAGAGTTTAGTTTATGCAAAGGAGGTTCCTGAGAGCATAACCGAACTAACTGGAATTAGACAAGAAGATTTAAAAAATGCCCCAAATTTAAATCACGTTCTTGAAAAATTTAGAGTTTTTTTAAATAAAAGTGTTTTTATTGCTCATAACGTAAATTTTGATTATAACTTTATATCAAATAGCATGAAAAATACCGATTTTGGAATACTTTTAAACCGTAAAATATGCACAATAGAGTTGGCAAAAAGAACTATACCATCAGAGAGATATGGACTTGGTTATTTAAAAGAATTGCTTGGCATAAACAATACCCATCATAGGGCTTTAAACGATGCGATATCAGCTTGTGAGATATTTAAGATATCTCTTAGTAAGCTTCCTCAAAATGTAAAAACAGTAGAAGAACTTATAAGATTTACAAAAAATTCCAATAAAGTTAAAATAAATCAATAA
- a CDS encoding L-cystine transporter — protein MIILNLIVFIILLFVLFRVFQSTQKLGLTVFVGLFLGLISGALMQNFYDKTIISSTLDWINIVGSGYVRLLQMIVMPLVFISILAAITRLHNSKSLGKVSLSVLSVLLLTTAIAAAVGIAMAYMFDLSAEGLVAGERELAAQLSISGRAEKISSLTIPSMLISFIPKNPFAELTGANPTSIISTVIFAALLGIAALNLAKQNQEFGERIASGVELLNQWIICLVRFIIRLTPYGVFALMTKMAAVSAWSDVVNLGNFIIASYLALLSMFVIHGLLLFVFKINPLDYYKKVLPVLSFAFSSRSSAATIPLNIEIQTDKLGNDSVIANFAATFGATIGQNGCAGIYPAMLAVMVAPTVGIDPFSVQYIFSLILIVAISSFGIAGVGGGATFAAIVVLSALNLPLALVGLLISIEPLIDMGRTALNVNGAMVAGTLSDRILNKR, from the coding sequence ATGATTATTTTAAATTTAATAGTTTTTATTATTTTATTATTTGTATTGTTTAGGGTGTTTCAAAGCACTCAAAAATTAGGTTTAACAGTATTTGTTGGTTTGTTTTTAGGTCTTATCAGTGGTGCTTTGATGCAAAACTTTTATGATAAAACAATTATTAGTTCTACGCTTGATTGGATAAATATAGTTGGCAGTGGCTATGTTCGTTTGCTTCAAATGATTGTAATGCCATTAGTTTTTATCTCTATTTTGGCAGCCATTACTAGACTGCACAACTCAAAATCACTAGGCAAAGTTAGTCTTAGTGTTTTATCTGTTTTGCTTCTTACTACAGCTATCGCAGCCGCTGTAGGTATTGCTATGGCCTATATGTTTGACTTATCGGCTGAGGGTTTGGTAGCTGGGGAAAGAGAATTGGCCGCACAACTTAGTATAAGTGGTAGAGCTGAAAAAATAAGTAGCTTAACAATACCTTCAATGCTTATATCTTTTATACCAAAAAATCCATTTGCCGAACTTACTGGCGCAAATCCTACTTCTATAATTAGCACTGTTATTTTTGCGGCATTACTTGGCATAGCAGCTTTAAATTTGGCTAAGCAAAATCAAGAATTTGGCGAAAGAATAGCTAGTGGTGTTGAGTTGTTAAATCAATGGATAATATGCCTAGTTCGTTTTATAATTCGTTTAACTCCTTATGGCGTATTTGCCTTGATGACAAAGATGGCGGCGGTATCTGCTTGGTCTGATGTAGTAAACTTAGGTAACTTTATAATAGCTTCTTATCTTGCATTGTTATCAATGTTTGTAATTCACGGTTTATTGCTTTTTGTATTTAAAATAAATCCATTGGATTATTACAAAAAGGTATTACCTGTTCTAAGTTTTGCTTTTAGTTCTCGTTCAAGCGCAGCTACAATACCTTTAAATATAGAAATTCAAACAGATAAACTTGGAAATGATAGTGTTATAGCAAACTTTGCGGCTACATTTGGTGCTACGATAGGACAAAACGGTTGTGCTGGAATTTATCCTGCGATGCTTGCAGTTATGGTTGCACCAACGGTTGGTATAGACCCTTTTAGTGTCCAGTATATTTTTAGCCTTATTTTAATCGTAGCTATTTCGTCATTTGGTATAGCTGGTGTTGGTGGTGGCGCTACATTTGCTGCTATTGTTGTGTTGTCTGCTTTAAACTTACCACTTGCTTTGGTTGGTTTGCTTATATCTATTGAACCTTTGATAGATATGGGAAGAACGGCTTTAAATGTAAATGGTGCTATGGTTGCTGGAACTTTGAGCGATAGAATTTTAAACAAAAGATAA
- a CDS encoding acyl-CoA thioesterase encodes MKDLTSFGEARIKIVALPKDTNSSGNIFGGWIMSQIDMAGVIAARELAPERVVTISMDEIIFKEPVYVGDLISCYAKVIKVGTTSIKTQIEVTALRQNDDGFTECVQVTSAFATFVSVTKDGVKKPIDPELKRLHGF; translated from the coding sequence ATGAAAGATTTAACTTCTTTTGGTGAAGCTAGAATAAAAATAGTTGCTCTTCCAAAGGATACAAACTCATCTGGAAATATATTTGGTGGTTGGATAATGTCTCAGATAGATATGGCTGGTGTGATAGCAGCAAGAGAGTTAGCACCTGAAAGGGTTGTTACTATATCTATGGATGAGATTATATTTAAAGAGCCTGTTTATGTTGGCGATTTGATAAGCTGTTATGCAAAGGTTATCAAGGTTGGAACGACATCCATAAAAACACAGATAGAAGTAACAGCACTTAGACAAAATGATGATGGGTTTACAGAATGTGTTCAGGTTACAAGTGCATTTGCGACATTTGTTAGTGTTACAAAAGATGGTGTTAAAAAACCAATAGACCCTGAATTAAAAAGATTACACGGATTTTAA
- a CDS encoding DUF4197 domain-containing protein — translation MKKIFVCFSVFTALSLSAFDFSSVVNAAKDIMSDKNTNNNYKSMVEKALELSVKELSESGFLNNSVAKIPLPEHIQAAANLAKKVGGEKWANELTKSINQSATKAVGGASKVFYDVIQNMKEDEIKGLLLDKENSFTKYLQTNASDKLSAVFKPIIEKMMSENTFATAYNGLNSFVKNNSLLKNDTVKNLKNLAGNFGADKYIPNTDEDLNDYITRKTLDGLFALMGEKESSLKTGTISKGMDLLNKISK, via the coding sequence ATGAAAAAGATTTTTGTTTGTTTTTCTGTCTTTACGGCTCTTTCTCTGAGCGCATTTGATTTTTCAAGTGTCGTAAATGCTGCAAAAGATATAATGAGTGATAAAAATACAAATAACAACTATAAAAGTATGGTTGAAAAGGCATTGGAGTTGTCTGTAAAAGAGTTAAGTGAAAGTGGATTTTTAAATAATAGTGTAGCAAAAATTCCTTTGCCAGAGCATATTCAAGCAGCTGCAAATTTAGCAAAAAAAGTAGGCGGAGAAAAATGGGCAAATGAGCTTACAAAGTCTATAAATCAAAGTGCAACAAAGGCTGTTGGTGGTGCTTCTAAGGTTTTTTATGATGTTATTCAAAATATGAAAGAAGATGAGATAAAGGGTCTGCTTTTAGACAAAGAAAATAGCTTTACGAAATATCTTCAAACAAATGCAAGCGATAAATTATCTGCTGTATTTAAGCCTATAATTGAAAAAATGATGAGTGAAAATACATTTGCTACTGCCTATAATGGACTCAATTCCTTTGTAAAAAATAACTCACTATTAAAAAATGATACAGTAAAAAATCTAAAAAACTTAGCTGGAAATTTCGGTGCTGATAAATACATACCAAACACAGATGAGGATTTAAACGATTACATTACTAGAAAAACTCTTGATGGTCTTTTTGCCTTGATGGGAGAAAAAGAATCAAGCCTTAAAACAGGAACTATTAGCAAAGGTATGGATTTGCTAAATAAAATTTCAAAATAA
- a CDS encoding Na+/H+ antiporter NhaC family protein — protein MLGNPVVLSIILMIILCLFRFNILLSILVSALLAGVISHHGFSGFSDGISVGFQTLFTSMADTTSTLITGMKGNLTTSLSYILLGALAAAIANTNLTAILINAISKILSQTRTWFVLSIAFIACFSQNLIPVHIAFIPILIPPLLPLMNKLNIDRRAVACALTFGLKAPYVSLSVGFGLLFHNILQQELENNGVKVEIGDISSVMWIGGLSMLVGLLLAVFIFYSRKRVYQNTAFEAKETEEANITKSLKMTKKEWAVLIGSVIAFSVQLYTDSLPLGALLGLVFMIAFKGIEYNKVDDIMDNGLAMMGFIAFIMLVAAGFGSVLRESGGIESLVSFASQIAGGKIGGALLMLIIGLLVTIGIGTSFGTIPIIASIYVPLSLQLGFSPAAIILLVGIAAALGDAGSPASDSTLGPTSGLNADEQHNHIYDTCVPTFLFFNIPLIIGATIGAIVLS, from the coding sequence ATGCTTGGTAACCCAGTCGTTTTGAGTATAATTTTAATGATTATACTGTGTCTGTTTAGGTTTAACATATTGTTATCAATACTAGTATCAGCTTTACTTGCTGGGGTTATATCACATCACGGTTTTTCTGGCTTTAGTGATGGAATTTCAGTAGGATTTCAGACTCTTTTTACATCAATGGCAGATACAACCTCTACATTGATAACAGGAATGAAAGGTAATCTAACAACATCTCTTAGTTATATATTACTCGGTGCATTGGCAGCAGCTATCGCAAACACAAACTTAACAGCTATTTTGATAAATGCTATAAGCAAAATTTTAAGCCAAACAAGAACTTGGTTTGTGCTTTCTATAGCTTTTATAGCTTGCTTTTCACAAAACCTTATACCCGTCCACATAGCTTTTATACCTATCTTGATACCGCCGCTTTTGCCACTTATGAATAAGCTAAACATAGACCGTAGAGCAGTTGCTTGCGCACTCACATTTGGACTAAAAGCACCCTATGTTAGCTTAAGTGTTGGTTTTGGATTGTTATTTCACAATATACTTCAACAAGAGCTAGAAAACAATGGTGTAAAAGTTGAAATCGGCGATATTTCAAGCGTAATGTGGATAGGTGGTCTATCTATGCTTGTAGGGCTTTTATTGGCTGTTTTTATATTTTATTCTAGAAAAAGAGTCTATCAAAATACAGCTTTTGAAGCAAAAGAAACAGAAGAAGCAAACATAACAAAAAGTCTAAAAATGACAAAAAAAGAGTGGGCAGTTTTAATAGGTTCTGTTATAGCATTTAGTGTTCAATTATATACAGACTCTTTACCGCTTGGAGCACTTCTTGGACTTGTTTTTATGATAGCATTTAAAGGTATTGAATACAACAAAGTAGATGATATAATGGATAACGGACTAGCTATGATGGGCTTTATAGCTTTTATAATGTTAGTAGCAGCTGGTTTTGGTTCTGTTTTAAGAGAGAGTGGCGGCATAGAATCGCTTGTAAGCTTTGCTAGTCAAATAGCAGGTGGCAAAATAGGTGGTGCGTTACTTATGCTTATCATAGGATTATTAGTAACTATAGGTATAGGAACCAGCTTTGGAACCATACCTATCATAGCTTCTATTTATGTTCCATTATCATTACAGCTTGGATTTTCTCCAGCAGCTATAATCTTACTTGTAGGTATAGCTGCAGCGCTTGGGGATGCCGGTAGCCCAGCAAGTGATAGCACACTAGGTCCTACATCAGGACTTAACGCCGATGAGCAACACAATCATATCTATGACACCTGCGTTCCTACATTTTTATTTTTCAATATCCCGCTAATCATAGGGGCCACAATAGGAGCAATAGTTCTTTCATAA
- a CDS encoding NYN domain-containing protein — protein MKNKKIAVFFDCENISAKYVEEIFDDLAKYGEAIIKQSFKDWENSNSKAWNKELHEEFAIEPIQVFSNKNYKNTADLRIQRAVFETMNQKNIDIIALVTSDSDFRDLVMSIKSNGFEAIGFGESKTPASLKNAYSDFIELPIKDKQQDILDKKVVDILKEAINNTNDDGEYSLVSKVGMYLKNKNSSYNPKNFGARTWGNIIKKFPDEFEICYLNKEKSMFAVKNKKS, from the coding sequence ATGAAAAATAAAAAAATAGCAGTATTTTTTGACTGCGAAAATATTTCAGCTAAATATGTGGAAGAAATTTTTGATGATTTGGCAAAATACGGAGAAGCTATAATAAAACAGTCTTTTAAGGACTGGGAGAACTCAAATAGCAAAGCTTGGAATAAAGAGTTACACGAAGAATTTGCAATAGAACCAATACAAGTTTTTTCTAATAAAAACTATAAAAACACAGCTGATTTGAGAATTCAAAGAGCTGTTTTTGAAACAATGAATCAAAAAAATATTGACATAATAGCTTTAGTAACTAGCGATAGTGATTTTAGAGATTTGGTTATGAGTATAAAATCCAACGGATTTGAAGCGATTGGATTTGGTGAGTCAAAAACTCCAGCATCTTTAAAAAATGCCTATTCTGATTTTATAGAACTTCCTATAAAAGATAAGCAACAAGATATTTTAGATAAAAAAGTCGTTGATATTTTAAAAGAAGCTATAAACAACACAAATGATGATGGAGAATATAGTCTTGTATCTAAAGTAGGAATGTATCTAAAAAATAAAAATTCATCATATAATCCCAAAAATTTTGGTGCTAGAACATGGGGAAATATAATAAAAAAATTTCCAGATGAATTTGAAATTTGCTATTTAAATAAAGAAAAAAGTATGTTTGCGGTTAAAAATAAAAAATCTTAA
- a CDS encoding AI-2E family transporter codes for MNNGRVYVGFFVIFSLCLVLYLFKPFLLNIFIAALLAVATSNINVKLLQITNNKKTLSAFLTTVALFSLFMAPFLYAVVSVAKYAANIDINTINTTVDYLKNYDFNLPKSFEFLTPKIKEIISSIDVKFLFNTVVSNIANVGKLSARFMIDMVFILVFFFFCILYGSELIGYLKKALPMNIKDSEFVLSEVANVMSVVFYSIIINTIFQGCLFAFITSIYGYDGFLTGILFGFSSLIPVIGGLLLWLPISLYEFANLNTTAAIVIALYTIIVISVIADTFLKPLIIKFINSKLVKIPTKINELLLFFSMIAGISTFGFWGLILGPAIVTFFISNIKLYTLIKRKFID; via the coding sequence ATTAATAATGGCAGGGTTTATGTTGGATTTTTCGTAATCTTTTCTCTTTGTTTGGTCTTGTATCTTTTTAAGCCATTTTTATTAAATATATTTATAGCAGCTTTACTTGCGGTTGCCACATCAAATATAAATGTAAAACTTTTGCAAATAACAAATAATAAAAAGACACTTTCGGCTTTTCTTACTACCGTTGCTCTGTTTAGCTTGTTTATGGCACCATTTTTATATGCTGTTGTTAGTGTTGCAAAATATGCAGCAAATATAGACATAAATACCATAAATACAACTGTTGATTATTTAAAGAATTATGATTTTAATCTACCAAAAAGCTTTGAATTTTTAACACCAAAAATAAAAGAAATAATTTCAAGTATTGATGTGAAATTTTTGTTTAACACTGTTGTTTCAAATATAGCAAATGTAGGAAAATTAAGTGCTAGGTTTATGATAGATATGGTTTTTATACTTGTTTTTTTCTTTTTTTGTATCTTGTATGGAAGCGAGTTGATAGGCTATCTTAAGAAAGCACTTCCTATGAATATAAAAGATAGTGAGTTTGTATTAAGTGAAGTTGCAAATGTTATGAGTGTTGTCTTTTATTCTATTATTATAAATACGATTTTTCAAGGTTGTCTTTTTGCATTTATAACAAGTATTTATGGGTATGATGGGTTTTTGACTGGAATTTTATTTGGATTTAGTTCGCTTATACCTGTTATAGGAGGTCTTCTTTTGTGGCTCCCTATAAGTCTTTACGAGTTTGCAAATCTAAATACAACTGCTGCAATAGTAATAGCTTTATATACAATAATCGTTATTTCGGTTATAGCTGATACTTTTTTAAAGCCACTTATTATAAAATTTATAAATTCAAAACTTGTAAAAATTCCAACCAAGATAAACGAACTTTTGCTATTTTTCTCAATGATAGCTGGTATTAGCACATTTGGTTTTTGGGGGCTTATACTAGGTCCAGCGATAGTTACATTTTTTATATCAAATATAAAACTTTATACACTTATAAAAAGAAAATTTATTGATTGA
- a CDS encoding DMT family transporter — protein sequence MTSRAKELYSDISLFLVAIVWGITFLPMSKALHTNGVFTILFWRFLIAFLLMFLISFKFIKKADKNSIKHGAILGIFLFMGFAVQTFALKYIPSSTVAFITGLNVVFVPFVVFVFFAKKIAIYSYMGAFLSALGLYLLSNTELGFTKGEFLSIICALAYTLHIVLTSEFAKKSDTIVLVNVQFLVVTILNFICAILFEGDAIPVVNFDFVTAVLITSIFATVIAFYVQTKAQEFASPIKTSLIFTFEPVTAGIVGYFIGKENLGQTQIIGAFAILFGISISEIGSYKKHLH from the coding sequence ATGACATCAAGAGCTAAAGAACTTTATTCTGATATATCGCTTTTTTTAGTTGCCATTGTTTGGGGTATTACTTTTTTACCTATGTCAAAAGCACTTCACACCAACGGTGTTTTTACTATACTTTTTTGGAGGTTTTTGATAGCTTTTTTGCTTATGTTTTTAATATCGTTTAAATTTATAAAAAAAGCTGATAAGAACTCTATAAAACATGGCGCTATTCTTGGTATTTTTTTATTTATGGGGTTCGCTGTTCAAACATTTGCGTTAAAGTATATACCAAGTTCTACAGTGGCTTTTATAACTGGTCTTAATGTTGTTTTTGTGCCATTTGTGGTATTTGTCTTTTTTGCAAAAAAGATAGCCATATACTCATATATGGGTGCTTTTTTAAGTGCTCTTGGACTTTATTTGTTATCAAACACAGAACTTGGCTTTACAAAAGGTGAGTTTCTTAGTATTATTTGTGCTTTAGCTTATACTTTACATATAGTTTTAACTTCTGAATTTGCAAAAAAGAGTGATACAATTGTTTTAGTCAATGTCCAATTTTTAGTTGTAACTATTTTGAATTTTATATGTGCTATTTTGTTTGAGGGCGATGCGATTCCGGTTGTGAATTTTGATTTTGTCACTGCTGTTTTGATTACATCAATTTTTGCAACCGTTATAGCTTTTTATGTTCAAACAAAAGCACAAGAATTTGCATCGCCTATAAAAACATCTTTGATCTTTACGTTTGAGCCAGTTACTGCTGGAATAGTTGGTTATTTTATAGGTAAAGAGAACCTTGGTCAAACTCAAATAATCGGAGCTTTTGCTATTTTATTCGGTATAAGCATAAGCGAAATTGGTTCTTACAAAAAACATTTACATTAA
- the ruvB gene encoding Holliday junction branch migration DNA helicase RuvB: protein MDRIVEIEKVNFENDFEVSLRPSVFDDYIGQEKIKQNLSIFIQAAKKRNECLDHVLFYGPPGLGKTTLAHIIANEMNVSIKMTAAPMIEKSGDLAAILTNLQEGDVLFIDEIHRLSPAIEEVLYPAMEDFRLDIIIGSGPAAQTIKIDLPKFTLIGATTRAGMISAPLRDRFGMDFRLQFYTTNELSKIVQIASSKLSKECDKNASLEIAKRSRGTPRIALRLLKRIRDFAEVRDENFISHERSKEGLDALGVNDLGFDEMDIRYLEILTQARRRPLGLSTIAAALSEDEGTVEDVLEPYLLANGYIERTARGRIASMKSFELFNIKINKGLFDD from the coding sequence ATGGATAGAATAGTTGAAATAGAAAAAGTAAATTTTGAAAATGATTTTGAAGTATCTTTACGCCCTAGTGTTTTTGATGATTATATAGGGCAAGAGAAAATCAAACAAAATCTAAGCATATTTATACAAGCTGCAAAGAAAAGAAATGAATGCCTTGATCATGTTTTGTTTTATGGACCACCAGGACTTGGAAAGACAACATTAGCGCATATTATAGCAAATGAAATGAATGTCAGCATAAAGATGACAGCCGCTCCTATGATAGAAAAGAGTGGAGATTTGGCTGCTATTTTGACAAATTTACAAGAGGGCGATGTTCTTTTTATAGATGAGATACATAGACTAAGCCCAGCTATAGAAGAGGTACTTTATCCTGCTATGGAGGATTTTAGGCTTGATATTATTATAGGCTCAGGGCCAGCTGCACAAACCATAAAAATAGATCTTCCGAAATTTACACTTATAGGCGCTACGACTCGTGCTGGTATGATTTCAGCTCCGTTAAGAGATCGTTTTGGTATGGATTTTAGACTTCAATTTTATACCACAAACGAACTATCAAAAATCGTTCAAATCGCATCATCTAAGCTCTCAAAAGAGTGTGATAAAAATGCTTCCTTGGAAATAGCAAAGCGTTCAAGGGGGACTCCAAGGATAGCTTTGAGATTATTAAAAAGAATTCGCGACTTTGCTGAAGTAAGAGATGAAAATTTCATATCTCATGAGCGTTCAAAAGAGGGGCTTGATGCACTTGGGGTTAATGATCTTGGATTTGATGAGATGGATATTCGCTATCTTGAAATTTTAACTCAAGCAAGACGTAGACCGCTCGGACTTAGCACTATTGCGGCCGCTTTAAGCGAAGATGAAGGCACGGTTGAAGATGTGCTTGAGCCTTATTTGCTTGCAAATGGTTATATTGAACGAACAGCAAGAGGTAGGATAGCAAGTATGAAGAGTTTTGAACTTTTTAATATTAAGATAAATAAAGGCTTGTTTGATGATTAA